Below is a genomic region from Argiope bruennichi chromosome 11, qqArgBrue1.1, whole genome shotgun sequence.
CTCCTCCTTTTCTTATCCTCGAAATCGTGTAACATGATCCTCCTTCTTTTCTTATCCAAGGAATTGTGTACCATGATCCTCCTCCTTTTCTTATCCAAGAAATCGTGTACCATGATCCTCCTCCTTTTCTTATCCAAGAAATCATATAACATGATCCTCCTCCTTTTCTTATCCGAGGTATCATATACCGTGATCCTCCTCCTTTTCTTATCCTAGAAATCGTGTAACATGATCCTCCTCCTTTTCTTATCCAAGGAATCGTGTACCATGATCCTCCTCCTTTTCTTATCCAAGAAATCGTGTACCATGATCCTCCTCCTTTTCTTATCCAAGGAATCATATACCGGGATCCTCCTCCTTTTCTTATCCTAGAAATCGTGTACAATGATCCTCCTCCTTTTCTTATCCAAGAAATCGTGTACCATGATCCTCCTCCTTTTCTTATCCAAGAAATCGTGTACCATGATCCTCCTCCTTTTCTTATCCAAGAAATCGTGTACCATGATCCTCCTCCTTTTCTTATCCAAGAAATCGTGTACCATGATCCTCCTCCTTTTCTTATCCAAGAAATCGTGTACCATGATCCTCCTCCTTTTCTTATCCAAGAAATCATATAACATGATCCTCCTCCTTTTCTTATCCTAGAAATCGTGTACCATGATCCTCCTCCTTTTCTTATCCAAGAAATCGTGTACCATGATCCTCCTCCTTTTCTTATCCAAGAAATCGTGTACCATGATCCTCCTCCTTTTCTTATCCAAGAAATCGTGTACCATGATCCTCCTCCTTTTCTTATCCAAGAAATCGTGTAATATGATCCTCCTCCTTTTCTTATCCAAGGAATCGTGTACCATGATCCTCCTCCTTTTCTTATCCAAGAAATCGTGTACCATGATCCTCCTCCTTTTCTTATCCAAGAAATCGTGTACCATGATCCTCCTCCTTTTCTTATCCAAGAAATCATATAACATGATCCTCCTCCTTTTCTTATCCAAGGAATCATATACCGTGATCCTCCTCCTTTTCTTATCCTAGAAATCGTGTAACATGATCCTCCTCCTTTTCTTATCCTAGAAATCGTGTTACATGATCCTCCTCCTTTTCTTATCCAAGAAATCATATACCATGATCCTCCTCCTTTTCTTATCCAAGAAATCATATACCATGATCCTCCTCCTTTTCTTATCCAAGAAATCATATACCATGATCCTCCTCCTTTTCTTATCCAAGAAATCATATACCATGATCCTCCTCCTTTTCTTATCCAAGAAATCATATACCATGATCCTCCTCCTTTTCTTATCCAAGAAATCATATACCATGATCCTCCTCCTTTTCTTATCCAAGAAATCATATACCATGATCCTCCTCCTTTTCTTATCCAAGGAATCATATAATTGCTCTTTGTTCTACTCTAGAGGAAACTGTCATACAATAAATTGCGGATGCAGTTAACTGCGCATGTGCAGTTCTCAGTGCTACCCTGCCATCTATCGGCTAACACATTAGCTCATTGGAATATGATACTACGCCGTTACAGCTAAGGTCTCGCTTTCATTTAGTCAGGCCTTATATTaagtattaaagtttttaaaatttagcgtCTGAAgagttctttcaaattttatatttatggaatatatttattctatttttatagaatagaatatattttatagaatatataagatagaatatattttatagaatatgtaaGATAGAAcggaatatattttatagaatatgtaaGATAGAACGGAATATATATTATAGAGTATGCAAGATAGAACGGAATATATATTATAGAGTATGCAAGATAGAACGGAATATATATTATAGAGTATGCAAGATAGAACGGAATATATATTATAGAGTATGCAAGATAGAACGGAATATATATTATAGAGTATGCAAGATAGAAcggaatatattttatagagtaTGCAAGGTAGAAcggaatatattttatagagtaTGCAAGGTAGAAcggaatatattttatagagtaTGCAAGGTACAAcggaatatattttatagagtaTGCAAGGTACAAcggaatatattttatagagtaTGCAAGGTAGAAcggaatatattttatagagtaTGCAAGGTAGAAcggaatatattttatagagtatataagataaaataacaGGCTTTGCAGACTAGATATTTTGCcagagatttatatttaaattcaattaaattgcttATATACAGGATATCGTGAAATTGCCGGACAATAgtgtttctttaattaatttacatatgtACCGTTCGTTTTCTATATGAAGTTTTTAATGCATACTTGTCACATGACATTACAGCGCTATTAAGGTTATAAATgtgattcatttatcttataaattataatattgtaacttcatttttcatCCGTTTCATAAAGTACAAAGATATTAACAAAATCCTTCAAGTTTTAGCATTGATGGAAAACCACGTGATcaaataattgataaaacaataaaaacaatttgaaatccGAGACACAAATGCAGTCTATTATTTGTCAAGCAGgcaaaaatatggtttttaagaagtttcaaaaatttattttttaaatttttaaacggtattaaatttatttttgtgcaataaaatttttcgGAAATTGTCAAAGGAAAAACcaaaattaagcgtaatttctaactaataaaaattttgctgaagAGTTTTAGAAAATCGCTTCAAAGTTCTCATTCCTGTTCTCTAATGTATATAATATGTCAATATTACGCACGCACaccacacacacgcacgcacacagaCACGCACAcgtttattattagcagaaataaTCACTTTATTATATCTAATGGGGAATCATAAAATAGGGAAAGtacagaaatattagaaaaatggtatttattttaaattctttttcgtatttttaaatttttcagaattagcTATTTAATTGTTTGAGgatttttactcatttaattcaatggatattatttatttaatatttttttttgaatttccctttttttaatgaaatttgccaaagaatttacttttttctatctTCCTGCCTGATGCATTGTTCTTTTAAtgcttattgaattttataaaatccagctattttaactataaacaaaataaaaaaaattgaacacagCAACTTATTATAATTCTGCAACAAAATCTCCATAACCATCTTTATAGCCTcgccattttcttaaaaatgttttaaaaaaaatactaattttggatattttccaaaacatttcacACTCCAGAACAGCCCTTGCCATATTTTGCGCTCACTTCCAAAAtcttcaacaaaataataaagtgtTCGTCCATATTCCTATTTCACAAATAGCACGCTAGCGTgagtgctattttttttaaaaactttttttttttcccgaaaagCATTAACCGCTTCATTGTTGCCATATTGATTAAGTGAAATAACACACTTCGCGTGCGAAAATGAATGCAGTAAATATGAATAGATCCATTGTGttcttgatatatattttagGGCTAAAAGATACAATTTATCACGATAGTTCCAGATAAATTTGAAAGGATGCCAACTGTCATTTGTCATCACAACAACGTTTTCAAAAGAGGCTCGAAGTTAAAAACATTCAAGCGGAATTAAAAATGGCGTCTCAATCCAAAATATTGAGAGCTTGTTTTGATGTTTCTGAATATACTACACTATAATCAAAAAGTATTGGACtagttcttttaaaatacatatataggAGAAAAAGATTTGCAAACTTTTACAGTTTCATGACTCACAGAAACATCTGGCAATACTcagtatttgattttatattatcgtctgaaaaaaatgtttttggtgaGATAAGAGTTTTAACTTTGTCGAATTTTCAAAATGGCAAATGCAACTGATCgaagaatatgaattaaaattgtacTACTCTGTAATCAGAAAGTATcgaacaatttctttcaaaatgcatatatacGGGAAAACCATTTTGAACTCTAACATTTTTATGATTCACAGAGAGATCTGGCAATACtctgtatttaattttagattgtcgtctgaaaaaaattgtttttaatgaaataagagtTTTAACTGTGTCGATTTTCCCAAATGACGAAATGTAATTCACCGaaaaatatggattaaaattGTACAAGTCTGTAACCAAAAAGTATCGGACTACTTCTTTCAGATtgtttatatacaagaaaaccaTTTTCGAACTCTTACATTTTCATGACAAACAGAAACGTCTGGCTAAATTCagtatttgatttaatattatcgtctgaaaaaaaactgtttttgatgaaataagttttaattttgtccaatttttaaaataacgaatgcaaaccaattaaataatatgaattaaaatttatttttagccatTTCATTCCAGAacttcacagaaaaatatttggaacgatgcatttataaaaaatgaatatttcggtgaaataaaatattaaatcagtgGCAGTtgtctttccaaaactttttcgcatacacCTAAATAAATAGTTGGCCATGGTGGCCTAGTGATAAAATCTCGTTTTCGGGATCTGAGGGTTAAAGGTTCGGGatccgattccgccgaagaatcAACGTGTAAGAAGGTCTAGTGCACactaaatccgtcggagccaaatgCCGTCGCGATGGTGGTTGTGGATTAAAGGGCAATGCCTGCTCTGGTATTATCCTCGTCACCTGACCATGGTTCAAATCAgagaggtccatcccaaaatagccctagtgttgctttaaaaccggatgttaatataataaagGCGTTATCCAAGAGAAAATCTTGTATGACAGAGTTGTGAATTATTGGTgcacgataattaaaaatattagccgttagtgaatttaaacattttactgaatatatcgcgTCCTTCATGGTGATTAATCTCTGCCATGCGGTTAACAGTATCTGAAAatcaatttatgttttagatgcacTTTTTCCTAACAGGTTGATGCTAAAAAATGATATAACTAtatttgtagttacaaaatatatttacttttctatGTTATCTTGTTTAaatgcttctaaaagtacagaccgactgaTGGTCGAATCcttgttgaaattttataagcGCACACAAATTATCTGCAGAGGATAGATGTTAAATTACTTGTATTGAAGATAAGTTATGGTAACTTGTATTGAAGATAAGTTATGGTAACTTGTATTGAAGATAAGTTATGGTAACTTGTATTGAAGATAAGTTATGGTAACTTGTATGGAAGATAACTTAGAGTAACTTGTATGGAAGATAAGTTATGGTAACTTGTATTGAAGATAAGTTATGGTAACTTGTATTGAAGATAAGTTATGGTAACTTGTATGGAAGATAACTTAGGGTAACTTGTATTGAAGATAACTTAGGGTAACTTGTATTGAAGATAAGTTATGGTAACTTGTATTGAAGATAAGTTATGGTAACTTGTATTGAAGATAAGTTATGGTAACTTGTATTGAAGATAAGTTATGGTAACTTGTATTGAAGATAAGTTATGGTAACTTGTATTGAAGATAAGTTATGGTAACTTGTATTGAAGATAAGTTATGGTAACTTGTATTGAAGATAAGTTATGGTAACTTGTATTGAAGATAACTTAGGGTAACTTGTATCGAAGATAACTTAGGGTAACTTGTATCGAAGATAACTTAGGGTAACTTGTATCGAAGATAACTTAGGGTAACTTGTATCGAAGATAACTTAGGGTAACTTGTATCGAAGATAACTTAGGGTAACTTGTATGGAAGATAACTTAGGGTAACTTGTATTGAAGATAACTTAGGGTAACTTCTATTGAAGATAACTTAGGGTAACTTCTATTGAAGATAACTTAGGGTAACTTGTATCGAAGATAACTTAGGGTAACTTGTATCGAAGATAACTTAGGGTAACTTGTATTGAAGATAACTTAGGGTAACTTGTATTGAAGATAAGTTAAGGTAACTTGTATTGAAGATAAGTTAAGGTAACTTATTTTGAAAGAGCCgtacagacttcctttgaacgaattttcttcaaaatttggagtaaagaccacatattaaatttcatccgcccggctcaaagtgtttttgtcacagacagacagataaacataatactaaaaatttattttccgaagacagggaggtctaaaacgtggtgatttgtcaaaacctcgaattcgaattttttgccaATTACAATACTTCCGCTACACTTCGTATACTGCAAAGTAAACAAGAAAAAGAGATAATCTGTCATAGATAAAACGCTTTAATAGTTAACACTATccacatttttgataattaataggTCAAACAGATCATGGAATTGGTAATTAGAGACATCACGGAACAATTTCTTGTATCAAAAGAGCCAAAAATACTTGCAAGAATTCGGAAGAGAACTCGGGTTTTTCGAAGTGAATATTCAGGTTCTCGtattgtcatttttattcatgaatttgatatttttaacaaatacggCTTCACAAACTCAGCAATTATCAGATGTGGAACTGTGTGATTAGTTGTTTCAAAGCTGTGCCCTACCTCTTAAAAggccatattatttttttttatgggaTACACGAAAATTTGCTATAATTCTGACGGGGTTTTAAGAcgatgaatttaaattatgttttgaagATATAGAAATCTTACCAAAATtgcattgcaataaaaaaaaattactttgaaaatgatGTGTTAAATATTGACCATAAGATTaatactttttgtaataaaattttataaattttttttcatagcgGTGCATATATTAATACATAGTATAGAAATCGCCcctctttaaaacatttttaattgaaattcgaaATATCGCCTTTTCTAATAGTTCTAATGTTTGTGTAAGCAAATTTTAGACATTCATTTTCGAATGACCTCGTATTATTCtcagatataatataaaaatgtgactTTTCTTCCCATATCAGATCTCGCAAGCAATTTTAAACTTCAaggcggtggcctggtggtaaggtctcggcttcggaaccggagggttttagattcgagatctgattccaccaaaaaaccgtcatgtaagcgggtatGGTTTACGTTAAACCGTCCGGAggagtgccaactcaggtgtcgccctcatcgtctgaccgaggttcaaaattacaagatccgttctaaaatagccctagtgtggttttaaaaattgggacgttaatataactaaactaaactttaaacttcaagaataaatttattatggcCCTATTAGGCGACTGTATATAATACgttttcttttatagaatttttttttcaacgtgAAAGTATGGGAATAATGTTCATCATCCAGTTTTACTAGTATGCATTGTTGTTTCCACTTATAGAAAGTAAATTCTTGCTCAATATCgattaaattctaatgaaattcgGAAATCATTTGATTCAGGTGAGTTATAAAAGGGTACAcatatgacttttaaaaatagaaaattcattttctaaacatttattcGAGTTAAAAATTCGAAGATTAAA
It encodes:
- the LOC129957337 gene encoding loricrin-like, with amino-acid sequence MIPWIRKGGGSWYMISWIRKGGGSWYMISWIRKGGGSWYMISWIRKGGGSWYMISWIRKGGGSWYMISWIRKGGGSWYMISWIRKGGGSWYMISWIRKGGGSCNTISRIRKGGGSCYTISRIRKGGGSRYMIPWIRKGGGSCYMISWIRKGGGSWYTISWIRKGGGSWYTISWIRKGGGSWYTIPWIRKGGGSYYTISWIRKGGGSWYTISWIRKGGGSWYTISWIRKGGGSWYTISWIRKGGGSWYTISRIRKGGGSCYMISWIRKGGGSWYTISWIRKGGGSWYTISWIRKGGGSWYTISWIRKGGGSWYTISWIRKGGGSWYTISWIRKGGGSLYTISRIRKGGGSRYMIPWIRKGGGSWYTISWIRKGGGSWYTIPWIRKGGGSCYTISRIRKGGGSRYMIPRIRKGGGSCYMISWIRKGGGSWYTISWIRKGGGSWYTIPWIRKEGGSCYTISRIRKGGGSRYMIPWIKKGGGSCYMISWIRNGGGSWYMISWIRKEEDHVT